The genome window TTGCACAGCGTTGGGTAAGGGATCTCTTCCTTCCAATGCTGAACGGATGAACTCATGTGCGAGATGTGGATGCGAACCGCCGTGTCCACTTCCCTGAATGAATGAGGTGTGTTCATTATCGTCGTCGTACACACCGGCACGGGTAAACGCCTGAATCTCTTCGGGCAACAGGTGTGCATAGTCTGGTACGGTTACCCGCGCTGCATCTTCATAGCCGGAATACAGCACGACGCCTTCTTCAAACAACTGCTCCCACTCAAACGACATCTCTGTACCATAAACATCAAAACTCTCGCGATACTGTCGGATGGTATTGAACAACGACCGCGTTACTTCGCAACTCAGGTCTACATCTCGAAATTTCATCAATGCAGATTCAACGGCGTGGGGTGAGTTGTAGTGGGCTGCGTAGTCATCCTGGATGCGGCCGGAGCCGAAACACACGACAGAGTCGATCATCAGGTTGCCGGCGATGGCGGCCAGTGGACATACGGCATGGGTGGCGTAGTGCATGGGCGGGAATCCGTACCAATAACTCGGCCAGCCAGGCAATCCCATGTTTTGCTGATGCGACCCGCGCAAAAACTGAATTTTACCCAACTTTCCTGTATCAACCAGTTCTTTTGCGTAGAGATACTCCCGCGTATAAATGGCCGTCTCCATCATCATGTAGACCTTGCCGCTTTTCTGCTGTGCTGCCACAATTTGTAAGCACTCCTCGGTTGTAGTAGCCATAGGCACCGTACAAGCAACGTGTTTGCCGGCTTCCAGCGCCTGGATACTCATTTTACCGTGTGCAGCAATTGGAGTGTTGATGTGCACAGCATCTACTTCAGGATCTTCGAGCAGCGCCTCATAACTCGTATATCTTCTTTCGATACCAAACGCGTCACCTACCTCATTGAGCCGGCTTTCATTGCGCTGGCAGATTGCAAAACAGACGGCATCCGGGTGCTTCTGGTAAATTGGGATAAATTCTGCACCAAATCCCAGACCAACAATTGCGACATTAAAGCGGTCAGCCATATACTATCCTCCTGCGATACAATAATTTAAACTGACAAAATTTACCATCTCACCTTCTCTTTCCATCGAGCAATCCTACTGGCAAAAAGGATACACCTGCGTTGCCGGCATAGATGAAGCAGGTCGGGGTTGCCTCGCCGGCCCTGTTGTGGCTGCGGCAGCCGTATTCCCCAAAGATTTTATGGTAGATGGTGTAAACGATAGTAAGAAACTCTCACCACAGAAACGAGCAAAACTCGCCGGCGAAATCACAAAAACAGCAATTTCTGTTGGTATTGGGCTGTGTTCGCCTGCAGAGATTGATAAACTCAACATCCTCTGGGCTGCCATGGAAGCCATGAAACGGGCTGTGCAGCACCTCACGGTTTCACCCGACTTTCTGCTTATCGATGGCAACCGGGCCTTCCCCGATTCGCCTTGGCCGCTGGAAACCCTCGTAAAAGGGGATGCGCGCTCCTCAACCATCGCAGCAGCATCGATTATCGCAAAAACGGTCCGCGATGACATGATGGTAGCCCTGCACAACGAGCATCCTGAATTTGGCTGGCATCAGAATATGGGATACCCAACCAAACAGCATTATGAAGCCATAGCTGCCCACGGCATCACCCCATATCATCGAAAAAGCTTTAAGCTGTTCAAATGAGCAAGCTATCCTAAATCACGCTGCATTCACCCGATCCCCAGGTACCGATGACAACTTCCCCCAAAGACCGCATAGCACTCATAACAGGCGCAGGCTCGGGCATTGGGCGGCAATCGGCGCTGCGATTTCTTGAAGACGGCTACCGTGTTATCCTCGCCGGCCGTACCCATACCACCCTCGAAGCAACACAGGCAAGTGCCGCAAACAACGCAGCGTATGCTACACCCATCCAGGTAGACGTTACACAGCCTGCGTCGGTAAAGCAGTTGTTTGGGCGCATCGAGGAGCAATTTGGCCGGCTTGATGTGTTGTTCAACAACGCCGGCATCTCTCCACCCGGAGATTTACTTGAAGACCTCGCTTTTGACGATTGGCAACAAATCATTGCAACCAACCTTACCGGCGTCTTCCTTTGCACCCAGGCAGCTTTTCGCCTGATGAAATCACAGACGCCCCAGGGCGGCCGCATCATTAACAATGGCTCAATTTCAGCCCACGTCCCACGCCCCAATTCTGCTCCTTATACGGCTAGTAAACATGCGGTAAGCGGACTCACAAAATCTACCGCTTTGGATGGACGCAAATACAATATTGCATGTTGTCAGATTGATATCGGTAATGCAGCCACATCCATGGTCTCCGGCATACAGGCAGGGGCCCTGCAACCCAATTTGACAACCATGACAGAACCAACCATGAAGGTCTCAGAAGCCGCTGAAGCCGTGCTTTTCATGGCCAACCTCCCGCTTGAGACCAATGTACAGCAGATGACTATTATGGCTACGCAGATGCCGTTTATTGGGCGAGGCTAGCAATGCGCTAACGGTGTTCATCTGCTAACAGGCCAGCAATTTCCATTGCAATAGCTTGAGGCGTGCGTCCGTCTGTCGCAACGGTCAGGTGCGCCTGGTTGTAGAATCCGAGCCGGCGGTTGAGCAAAAGCTCAATGCGATCCCGCACTGTTGCATCGGGCAACAGCTCACCATCATCGCTCAACAACATCGGACGGGTAGCCTGCTCAGCTTTCAGGCGGCGGACAAGTTCGGGGACAGCTACGGAGAGGAAAACCACGACGCCGCTGTTCAGTGCAAATTCCAGATTGTCCTGTGTGCACAAAGCCCCACCACCAACAGCGATCACACTGGCGTCTGAGGCTGTAGTCTTGAACAGCTGTTTTTGCTCAACTGCGCGAAAAGCCGGCTCGCCTTGCGACGAAAAGAAGGCAGCAATGGGCATATCGATGGCTGATTCGATGTTGGCATCAAGGTCAACAAACGACCAATCGAGCTGCTCGGCAAGCAATGGCCCTACCGTGCTCTTGCCTGAGCCCATAAATCCGTTCAGGTAAATACGCATAGGAGGACTGTGCGTTGTATTTGATTTGCGTGTAGTAATAATATCTGTCACGTTGGTGATTGCTGCATCCTACGGTATTCTTGCAGGCCGGCGCAAGTTTCGCTACAAAAATATTATTTGTAGATTCGGGCATGCGGTACAAGATGCTCATCGAATACAACGGCACCAACTATCACGGCTGGCAAATCCAGCCCGGTGTGCCGACGGTGCAGGAGGCTATCGAGGATGCCCTCGGCGTAGCCCTTCGGTACCGCGTTTCGATAACAGGTTCAGGACGAACAGACGCCGGCGTCCACGCACGCGGACAGGTTGCACATTTTG of Bacteroidota bacterium contains these proteins:
- a CDS encoding SDR family oxidoreductase, which gives rise to MTTSPKDRIALITGAGSGIGRQSALRFLEDGYRVILAGRTHTTLEATQASAANNAAYATPIQVDVTQPASVKQLFGRIEEQFGRLDVLFNNAGISPPGDLLEDLAFDDWQQIIATNLTGVFLCTQAAFRLMKSQTPQGGRIINNGSISAHVPRPNSAPYTASKHAVSGLTKSTALDGRKYNIACCQIDIGNAATSMVSGIQAGALQPNLTTMTEPTMKVSEAAEAVLFMANLPLETNVQQMTIMATQMPFIGRG
- a CDS encoding ribonuclease HII; the encoded protein is MEQSYWQKGYTCVAGIDEAGRGCLAGPVVAAAAVFPKDFMVDGVNDSKKLSPQKRAKLAGEITKTAISVGIGLCSPAEIDKLNILWAAMEAMKRAVQHLTVSPDFLLIDGNRAFPDSPWPLETLVKGDARSSTIAAASIIAKTVRDDMMVALHNEHPEFGWHQNMGYPTKQHYEAIAAHGITPYHRKSFKLFK
- a CDS encoding shikimate kinase, encoding MRIYLNGFMGSGKSTVGPLLAEQLDWSFVDLDANIESAIDMPIAAFFSSQGEPAFRAVEQKQLFKTTASDASVIAVGGGALCTQDNLEFALNSGVVVFLSVAVPELVRRLKAEQATRPMLLSDDGELLPDATVRDRIELLLNRRLGFYNQAHLTVATDGRTPQAIAMEIAGLLADEHR
- a CDS encoding Gfo/Idh/MocA family oxidoreductase, with product MADRFNVAIVGLGFGAEFIPIYQKHPDAVCFAICQRNESRLNEVGDAFGIERRYTSYEALLEDPEVDAVHINTPIAAHGKMSIQALEAGKHVACTVPMATTTEECLQIVAAQQKSGKVYMMMETAIYTREYLYAKELVDTGKLGKIQFLRGSHQQNMGLPGWPSYWYGFPPMHYATHAVCPLAAIAGNLMIDSVVCFGSGRIQDDYAAHYNSPHAVESALMKFRDVDLSCEVTRSLFNTIRQYRESFDVYGTEMSFEWEQLFEEGVVLYSGYEDAARVTVPDYAHLLPEEIQAFTRAGVYDDDNEHTSFIQGSGHGGSHPHLAHEFIRSALEGRDPLPNAVQSANWTMAGICAHTSAMEGGKRIQIPQAAG